The Paenibacillus tianjinensis genome has a window encoding:
- a CDS encoding DUF6612 family protein has product MKKVSKTVGTIMAAGALLLSGTVGWMPGPEVASAAATAAKPPTVDQVIGKVTAAAKTLKNFHLDVIKKQEIQTGGVKVSNTNTLKLDINRLPNFAAAGSVDISLLETSYDLYANDKEFYYLVDGSELIADSEDTAADTGEDGEVSSSDAVTDGDGEPIDPDAQYWLGLEKQEWESFYSKAQYDPASMLNSVKNVKKSMKVTTVGTQTVLQVTVTDPAAAKGLIALYDQENLWDGETLEPKSATWKLFLNTKTWQTEKLTVDLSYALASDGTKDTYTTKIEAKYSKNNKVTTITKPAELE; this is encoded by the coding sequence ATGAAGAAGGTTTCAAAAACGGTAGGTACAATTATGGCTGCGGGTGCATTGCTGCTGTCAGGAACGGTGGGCTGGATGCCTGGTCCTGAAGTAGCCTCAGCAGCAGCGACAGCTGCCAAACCGCCTACCGTGGATCAAGTCATCGGCAAAGTAACGGCAGCTGCCAAAACGCTGAAGAATTTCCACCTGGATGTAATCAAGAAACAGGAGATTCAGACCGGCGGAGTGAAGGTCAGCAACACCAACACACTGAAGCTGGATATCAACCGTCTGCCGAATTTTGCAGCAGCAGGCAGCGTGGATATCAGTTTACTGGAAACATCCTACGATTTATATGCCAATGATAAGGAATTCTACTATCTTGTAGACGGAAGCGAACTTATTGCTGATTCTGAGGATACAGCCGCAGATACCGGAGAAGACGGAGAGGTTAGCAGCTCTGATGCAGTAACAGACGGCGACGGAGAGCCCATCGATCCTGATGCACAGTATTGGCTCGGACTGGAGAAGCAGGAATGGGAGTCTTTTTATTCCAAAGCCCAGTATGATCCTGCATCGATGCTGAATTCGGTCAAAAATGTTAAAAAGTCGATGAAAGTCACTACTGTCGGCACCCAGACCGTTCTGCAGGTTACGGTAACCGATCCGGCAGCGGCTAAGGGACTCATTGCCCTCTATGACCAGGAAAATCTCTGGGACGGCGAGACGCTGGAGCCGAAAAGCGCGACCTGGAAATTGTTCCTCAATACCAAGACCTGGCAGACAGAAAAGCTGACCGTTGATCTGAGTTATGCGCTGGCTTCGGACGGAACGAAAGATACATATACTACAAAAATTGAAGCTAAATATTCTAAGAACAACAAGGTTACAACGATTACAAAACCTGCTGAACTAGAATAA
- a CDS encoding ABC transporter substrate-binding protein: MKSMKRVLVGISTLLVMSSALAACGGNSNSNSNSNASSPTTAPAANATEAPAKSNGEKVTINLWSFTDEIPNMTKKYLEIHPEANVEFKTTVIATTDGAYQPALDQALAAGGKDAPDIYAAESAFVLKYTQGDASSYAANYADLGLDDQLVKDAGIAQYSVDIGSKDGQLKGLGYQATGGAFIYRRSLAKDVFGTDDPATIKTEIGPGWDKFFEAAAKVKAKGYGMVSGDGDIWHPIENSSDTGWIVDGKLHIDPKREAFLDLSKKLKDNGYYNDTTDWTEAWFADMSGSGAQPVFGFFGPAWLINYTMKDQVKDTSGDWAVTEPPTGFFWGGTWLLANQQVTKDDAKKQAVADFIKWVTLDTSETGLQYYWANGTMKEGEQGTKDSVASSVVMGKSNGEVPLLGGQNMFDVFVPANANASGKNLTQYDETINKLWRDQVREYTAGNKSRDKALETFKQQVKDQLNIESE, encoded by the coding sequence ATGAAAAGTATGAAACGTGTTTTAGTAGGAATCTCCACATTGCTCGTGATGTCATCTGCTCTCGCAGCGTGCGGCGGTAACTCAAATTCAAACTCGAACTCAAACGCATCAAGCCCAACTACAGCCCCGGCTGCAAACGCTACCGAAGCTCCGGCAAAGAGCAATGGCGAGAAAGTCACCATCAATCTCTGGAGCTTCACGGATGAGATTCCGAACATGACCAAAAAGTATCTGGAAATCCATCCTGAAGCGAATGTGGAGTTCAAAACCACGGTAATCGCTACTACCGATGGCGCTTACCAGCCGGCTCTTGACCAGGCGCTGGCCGCTGGCGGTAAAGATGCCCCGGACATTTATGCAGCTGAATCAGCATTCGTGCTCAAGTATACGCAAGGCGACGCTTCCAGCTATGCCGCTAATTATGCTGACCTGGGTCTGGATGACCAGTTAGTTAAGGATGCGGGCATTGCTCAATACTCCGTGGACATCGGCTCCAAAGACGGACAGCTGAAGGGTCTTGGCTATCAGGCAACTGGTGGTGCCTTTATCTATCGCCGCTCGCTTGCCAAGGATGTGTTTGGAACAGACGATCCTGCTACAATCAAAACCGAAATTGGCCCGGGTTGGGATAAGTTCTTCGAAGCAGCTGCCAAGGTAAAAGCTAAGGGTTATGGCATGGTATCCGGTGACGGAGACATTTGGCACCCGATCGAGAACAGTTCAGACACAGGCTGGATTGTTGACGGCAAGCTTCACATTGATCCTAAGCGTGAAGCGTTCCTGGATCTCTCTAAAAAGCTGAAAGACAATGGCTATTACAACGATACAACTGACTGGACAGAAGCTTGGTTCGCAGATATGTCCGGTTCAGGCGCTCAACCGGTATTCGGCTTCTTCGGTCCTGCTTGGCTCATCAACTATACGATGAAAGATCAAGTGAAAGATACAAGCGGCGACTGGGCTGTAACTGAGCCGCCAACAGGATTCTTCTGGGGAGGTACTTGGTTGCTTGCCAACCAACAAGTTACCAAGGATGATGCTAAGAAACAAGCCGTTGCTGACTTTATCAAATGGGTAACACTCGATACTTCCGAAACAGGCCTCCAATATTACTGGGCTAACGGCACTATGAAGGAAGGCGAGCAAGGTACTAAGGATAGCGTAGCTTCCTCCGTAGTTATGGGCAAATCCAATGGTGAAGTTCCATTGCTCGGCGGGCAGAATATGTTCGATGTATTTGTTCCAGCTAATGCTAACGCTTCCGGTAAGAACTTGACTCAGTACGATGAAACGATCAATAAGCTCTGGCGTGATCAGGTACGTGAGTACACAGCGGGCAACAAGTCCCGTGATAAAGCGCTTGAAACCTTCAAACAGCAAGTTAAAGACCAGCTTAACATTGAAAGCGAATAA
- a CDS encoding cysteine hydrolase family protein, with amino-acid sequence MKLGYLIIDMQEIHVREHVDKKTLDRACEYINYVSDILRAKDQLIIHIQDIEGMEEATKEHYNIIPEVQVSDSDLKVTKEYSNAFWKTELEQILKDHGVELLIISGFSAEHCVQFTYNGASERGFRPVLLQNGILSAHSDVIISAHRDRNLISYPVIPYLINQ; translated from the coding sequence ATGAAGCTGGGCTATTTGATTATCGATATGCAGGAAATCCACGTGCGGGAGCATGTGGACAAGAAAACACTGGACCGAGCCTGTGAATATATCAATTATGTCTCGGATATACTCCGGGCGAAGGACCAGCTGATCATCCACATTCAGGATATTGAAGGCATGGAGGAAGCAACGAAGGAACATTATAATATCATTCCCGAAGTTCAAGTATCGGATAGTGATCTGAAGGTAACCAAAGAGTATTCCAATGCGTTCTGGAAGACGGAGCTGGAGCAGATCTTGAAGGATCATGGTGTTGAGCTGCTGATTATCTCCGGCTTCTCGGCTGAGCATTGCGTCCAATTCACCTATAACGGGGCGAGTGAGCGCGGCTTCCGGCCGGTTCTGCTGCAAAATGGAATTCTGAGCGCACACAGCGACGTAATCATTTCTGCACACAGAGACCGCAACCTGATCTCTTATCCGGTAATCCCTTATCTGATTAATCAATAA
- a CDS encoding carbohydrate ABC transporter permease, with the protein MRRKGVNYSKFGYIFTFPFVLAFLIFSLYPILYTAFIGFTNMQGLIPKPIHVLDNPFQNFKDLLFDNPSFRKSLINTGVLWILNFVPQIILALLLTAWFTNVRLNIKGKGLFKVLLYMPNIITASTIAVLFSTLFAYPVGPVNSFFDMMGWSHAPINFLQDKSTARGIVAFIQFWMWYGNTMIILIAGVMGINPALFESAAIDGANGFQTFFRITLPSLRTILLFTLITSMVGGLTMFDIPQLFLAGGPDDSTLTTSMFIYGQAFKGSYLYNRAAAASMIMFVISGVLSGFLFYLMRDRDEAKLKKAQKTYRKAVKAAVREV; encoded by the coding sequence ATGCGCCGCAAAGGTGTTAACTATTCGAAATTCGGCTATATTTTTACCTTTCCATTTGTCCTGGCATTTCTGATTTTCTCGCTGTATCCCATTTTATATACGGCATTCATCGGATTCACCAATATGCAGGGACTCATACCGAAACCAATCCACGTTCTGGATAATCCTTTTCAAAACTTCAAAGATCTCCTGTTTGACAACCCTTCATTCAGGAAGTCTCTAATCAATACGGGAGTACTCTGGATTCTCAACTTTGTTCCCCAGATTATCCTCGCACTCCTGCTCACTGCATGGTTCACGAATGTGCGTCTGAACATAAAGGGTAAAGGCCTGTTCAAGGTTTTGCTCTATATGCCTAATATTATCACTGCGAGTACAATCGCCGTACTATTCAGCACTTTGTTTGCCTATCCGGTAGGCCCTGTGAATAGCTTTTTTGATATGATGGGATGGTCCCACGCACCGATTAACTTCCTTCAGGATAAGTCAACGGCACGTGGCATTGTGGCGTTCATCCAATTCTGGATGTGGTACGGTAACACGATGATCATTCTTATTGCTGGCGTTATGGGTATCAATCCTGCGCTCTTTGAATCTGCGGCGATTGATGGTGCTAACGGGTTCCAGACCTTCTTCCGCATTACGCTGCCGAGCCTGCGTACCATTTTATTGTTCACATTGATTACATCCATGGTCGGTGGTTTGACTATGTTCGATATTCCGCAGCTGTTCCTTGCAGGCGGACCGGATGACTCTACCCTCACCACTTCTATGTTTATCTACGGGCAAGCGTTCAAGGGCAGCTATCTGTACAACCGCGCTGCAGCAGCGAGCATGATCATGTTCGTGATTTCCGGGGTTCTGTCAGGATTCCTCTTCTACCTGATGCGTGACCGTGATGAAGCTAAATTGAAAAAAGCACAAAAAACTTATAGAAAAGCTGTCAAAGCGGCCGTGAGGGAGGTGTAG
- a CDS encoding copper amine oxidase N-terminal domain-containing protein, which translates to MRNWKLSIGILAAAIALSPGSVSAAADSHILLNYKETLLGSSQVVMGGTTLVPLQQLAQTMGYALSWNQSTKTAKLVRPGREVTVTAGVINSTIDGKASALTNAPRILKGKIYVPLVSAVSAMGGKTVYDKSSDSLNIVDELRYSVASAQGRLYWVSQKNGDVFYSASSAGKPVLIGELPFADLPYTHALEIKSVGKGIDLLLLTDNHYAMFNDFSNGYQALIQGGRILKQMDYHYSGTSYVKAPLLKTSQLYMTDGGNIQYINSDGSLGKLFDLESITGTEGNFSVEYAAEDMILVRLMTNTHLYAIHTVSGLSTNLSEALISTEDRKEWDQADGSDSFILSKMLVLKKREGNVMTFTYATLPDGKVKTVTYNVTSQ; encoded by the coding sequence ATGAGAAATTGGAAGCTTTCAATTGGTATTCTGGCGGCAGCGATCGCTTTAAGTCCGGGTTCCGTGTCCGCTGCGGCGGACAGCCATATTCTGTTGAATTACAAAGAGACTTTACTCGGGAGCAGCCAGGTGGTTATGGGGGGAACTACGCTTGTTCCGCTGCAGCAGCTGGCACAGACGATGGGCTATGCCCTTAGCTGGAACCAGAGCACAAAGACTGCTAAGCTCGTTCGTCCCGGACGCGAAGTTACAGTGACAGCTGGTGTGATCAACTCCACCATAGACGGTAAAGCTTCAGCCTTGACCAATGCGCCACGGATCCTCAAAGGCAAAATTTATGTGCCGCTGGTGTCGGCGGTCAGTGCAATGGGCGGCAAAACGGTGTACGACAAAAGCAGCGACAGCCTGAATATTGTGGATGAGCTCCGTTATTCGGTCGCTTCTGCCCAAGGCAGACTATACTGGGTCTCGCAAAAAAATGGTGATGTCTTCTACAGCGCTTCATCTGCCGGCAAGCCTGTGCTGATCGGCGAACTTCCGTTTGCTGATTTGCCGTACACACACGCCCTGGAAATTAAGAGCGTCGGAAAGGGAATCGACCTGCTGCTGCTTACGGATAACCACTATGCGATGTTTAATGACTTCAGCAATGGTTACCAGGCTCTGATTCAAGGCGGCAGAATTTTGAAGCAAATGGACTATCACTACAGCGGCACTTCCTATGTCAAGGCCCCGCTGTTAAAGACTTCCCAGCTCTACATGACCGATGGTGGGAACATTCAGTACATTAACAGTGATGGCAGTCTAGGGAAGCTCTTTGACCTGGAGAGTATCACAGGAACGGAAGGAAACTTCTCCGTCGAGTACGCTGCCGAAGATATGATCCTGGTGCGCCTGATGACAAACACACACTTGTATGCCATTCATACGGTGAGCGGACTAAGCACGAATCTGAGCGAGGCGTTGATCAGTACCGAAGACCGCAAGGAATGGGATCAGGCGGATGGATCGGATTCTTTTATTCTGAGTAAAATGCTGGTGCTGAAGAAGCGGGAGGGCAATGTGATGACATTCACCTATGCTACACTGCCAGACGGGAAGGTAAAGACTGTAACGTATAATGTGACTTCGCAGTAA
- a CDS encoding type 1 glutamine amidotransferase family protein encodes MSTHYYFSWFNNSFPEKLVHCLHKDIQDRKSLVMISAEPSGYTGEQMNVEDILECTWLNQANLIFDEYHFIDYRTQKEDARRFIQGASVILLCGGDPVLQNDFLEDYELSKVIKNSNAVIVGASAGAINMAAKWLSLNDTDEVESSTIYDGIGLDHFAYESHSKRDYATFVQGYLFPLSEEIDVYAAEQESAMRVKDGIIEIMGPVYLISHSKIQKLAETL; translated from the coding sequence TTGAGTACTCACTACTATTTCAGTTGGTTTAATAATTCTTTTCCAGAGAAGCTGGTCCATTGTTTACATAAGGATATACAAGACAGAAAATCGCTTGTTATGATTAGCGCTGAACCGTCCGGTTATACAGGTGAGCAAATGAACGTTGAAGATATTCTTGAATGTACATGGTTAAACCAGGCTAACCTTATTTTTGATGAATATCATTTCATTGATTACCGCACGCAGAAGGAAGATGCCCGGCGATTCATTCAGGGCGCTTCTGTCATTTTGTTATGCGGTGGAGATCCGGTTTTGCAAAACGATTTTTTGGAGGATTATGAATTATCAAAGGTTATTAAGAACAGCAATGCCGTTATAGTGGGTGCCAGCGCCGGAGCGATAAACATGGCTGCAAAATGGTTAAGCTTGAATGATACTGATGAAGTTGAATCAAGTACTATTTATGATGGTATTGGCTTGGATCATTTTGCCTATGAATCTCATTCTAAACGTGACTATGCTACGTTTGTTCAAGGTTACCTGTTCCCCTTGTCTGAAGAGATTGATGTTTATGCGGCAGAACAGGAAAGTGCAATGCGTGTGAAGGACGGCATTATTGAAATAATGGGTCCTGTATATTTAATTTCCCACTCCAAGATTCAGAAATTGGCTGAGACGCTCTAA
- a CDS encoding phosphotransferase, producing MTNQDNEEMLTGGNVSNVYRSGGTVRRELKPDSYRIHKLLKHLENKGFSYAPKFIGIDEKGREILSYIEGEAGNYPLKKYMWSDDCLIEIAKMLRFYHDSVQDFSFDESWELLDLTPQPVEVLCHNDFAMYNIIFNHERPIGIIDFDHAAPGPRLYDIAYTLYTCVPLSRLHLSESGEVIHYNSFEHANRIKQRVALFFESYGKEVEEYLEMVLLRLEGLCKTMVRKSSEGDLAFQKMIEEGHLEHYQSDIKFIREHGKEWICSANA from the coding sequence ATGACAAACCAGGATAACGAAGAAATGCTAACAGGTGGAAATGTCTCTAATGTTTATCGTTCGGGAGGCACTGTACGACGCGAATTAAAACCGGATAGTTACAGAATTCATAAACTATTAAAGCATTTAGAGAATAAAGGTTTCAGTTATGCACCAAAATTTATAGGAATCGATGAAAAAGGAAGAGAGATATTATCCTATATTGAAGGAGAAGCGGGTAATTATCCATTAAAAAAATACATGTGGTCAGATGATTGCTTAATCGAAATAGCAAAAATGCTCCGCTTTTATCATGATTCTGTGCAAGATTTTTCATTTGATGAGAGCTGGGAATTGCTAGATCTCACACCCCAACCCGTTGAAGTGCTGTGTCATAATGATTTTGCGATGTACAACATTATTTTTAATCATGAAAGGCCAATAGGTATTATTGATTTTGACCATGCGGCACCTGGTCCAAGACTTTACGACATAGCCTATACTCTCTATACTTGCGTCCCCTTAAGCAGGCTTCATCTTTCGGAATCAGGGGAAGTCATTCATTATAATTCATTTGAGCATGCTAATCGTATAAAACAAAGGGTTGCCTTGTTTTTTGAATCTTACGGTAAGGAAGTAGAAGAATATTTGGAAATGGTATTACTGCGATTAGAAGGGTTATGTAAAACAATGGTAAGAAAGAGCAGTGAAGGTGATCTTGCTTTTCAAAAAATGATAGAAGAAGGGCATCTTGAACATTATCAAAGCGATATTAAATTCATTCGGGAACATGGAAAAGAGTGGATTTGTTCAGCTAACGCCTAA
- a CDS encoding carbohydrate ABC transporter permease, whose protein sequence is MEKIKKSSAVNTKISKTIIYIICILLAVLSILPFWIMFVNATRSTPEIQSGLSLLPSSHLMRNLQVLLDKSFDPLQGFMNSFIISTFATLCTVYFSSLAAYGLVTYKWKLRKPFFTFIICVMMIPSQASAIGFYQFMYKLHWTNSFLPLILPAIAAPAVVFFMRQYLLATLSHEIVEASRVDGSGEIKTFNRIILPLMMPAVATQAIFAFVANWNNLFMPMILLTRKEKYTLPIMVSLLKGDIYKQEFGSIYMGLALTSLPLFVVYFLLSRYIIAGVALGGVKE, encoded by the coding sequence ATGGAAAAAATTAAGAAAAGCAGTGCTGTTAACACAAAAATAAGCAAGACAATCATTTATATCATCTGTATCCTCTTGGCGGTGCTCAGTATTCTTCCGTTCTGGATCATGTTTGTCAATGCCACGCGCTCTACACCAGAAATCCAAAGCGGCCTTTCACTGCTTCCTTCTTCCCACTTAATGAGAAATCTGCAGGTGCTGCTCGACAAAAGCTTTGATCCGCTGCAAGGATTTATGAATTCATTTATTATTTCCACTTTTGCAACGCTTTGCACAGTCTATTTCTCGTCCTTGGCCGCCTATGGACTTGTGACCTATAAATGGAAGCTGCGCAAGCCATTCTTTACTTTCATTATTTGCGTAATGATGATTCCATCCCAGGCCAGCGCAATCGGTTTCTATCAGTTTATGTATAAACTGCATTGGACCAATAGCTTCCTTCCGCTGATTCTGCCTGCAATTGCAGCGCCTGCGGTAGTCTTCTTCATGCGCCAGTATCTGCTGGCAACGTTGTCCCATGAGATTGTAGAAGCTTCACGTGTGGATGGTTCCGGTGAAATCAAGACATTCAACCGGATTATCCTGCCGCTGATGATGCCAGCTGTAGCGACACAGGCGATCTTTGCCTTTGTAGCCAACTGGAATAACCTGTTCATGCCGATGATACTGCTGACCAGGAAGGAAAAATATACGTTGCCGATCATGGTAAGCTTACTTAAGGGTGATATTTACAAGCAGGAGTTCGGCTCAATCTATATGGGATTGGCTTTGACATCTCTGCCGCTGTTCGTGGTTTACTTCCTGTTATCCCGGTATATTATTGCGGGTGTAGCACTCGGAGGCGTGAAGGAATAA
- a CDS encoding glycoside hydrolase family 2 TIM barrel-domain containing protein, producing the protein MKLAVTPSLSWLEDPGTFKVNRVEAHSDHRYYNNMAEAEADAPMDMRYSLNGSWKFSYAPNPASRVEAFYKEEYNCTGWDNIQVPGHIQLQGYGRPQYVNTMYPWDGLIDLRPPHISPEHNPVGSYVKEFRLPENMENGPLFISFQGVESAFYVWLNGEFVGYAEDSFTPSEFDLTPFMRAGKNKLAVEVYKRSTGGWLEDQDFWRFSGIFREVYLYTVPKAHIRDLEVRAELDDTYTKGSLNVTMHLLNTPQEAISAKLELKDRDGEVCLSTEGTFNGQELTLSGEVADVLTWSAENPYLYTVCISLSGADGEVVEAVVQKAGFRRFEMKNKLMCINGKRIVFKGVNRHEFNCRTGRNITREDMLWDIRTLKRSNINAVRTSHYPNQTLWYELCDEYGIYVIDEMNLETHGSWQKMGAVEPSWNIPHNDPKWHDIVLDRAINMVERDKNHPSILIWSCGNESYAGQVILDVANWFRSRDNSRLVHYEGVFYDRNYNATSDMESRMYAKPADIEEYLNASPDKPYLSCEYMHAMGNSVGGMHKYTELENKYPMYQGGFIWDYIDQSILKKDRYGNEFFAYGGDFGDRPTDYSFCGNGIVYADRQWTPKMQEVKFLYQNYKLAPDRTGIRVINESLFAGTDHLALEYSLYCDGELLGKWTTEVNAAPQSEVLVPIELPHTEGTPGEYSIQASLVLKEEELWAEAGYEIAFGESVFVVEETVTEQPAGELKVVVGDVQIGVLGEGFTVLFSKQVGSLVSLNYHGHEMIEAPPAPLFWRATTDNDKGTQLGYHAGSWYAASLARKCVEVSLEQQEGAVTVSFDYRFSIHEELAFKTAYTVYGDGTVRVRTRYTGAAGLPDLPIVALSFKMSADYNQSEWYAMGPEENYIDRAFGARLGVFSRKVQELPSRYLVPQESGNRTGVRRVKITDEAGIGLQISAPAAAPVECNLSPYTAFELEHASHPFELPPVHYTVVTVAGRQMGVGGDDSWGAPVHKEYTIPAEQTLEYEFFLSSVGMGEE; encoded by the coding sequence ATGAAATTGGCAGTTACTCCAAGCTTGAGCTGGCTGGAAGATCCGGGTACCTTCAAGGTAAACCGGGTGGAGGCTCATTCGGACCACCGTTACTATAATAATATGGCTGAGGCAGAGGCCGATGCGCCGATGGATATGCGCTACAGCCTGAACGGGAGCTGGAAATTCAGTTATGCGCCAAATCCGGCGAGCCGTGTAGAAGCGTTTTATAAGGAAGAATATAATTGCACCGGCTGGGACAATATTCAGGTCCCCGGACATATTCAGCTGCAGGGCTACGGCCGGCCGCAATATGTCAATACAATGTACCCCTGGGATGGATTGATTGATCTCCGCCCGCCGCACATCTCTCCAGAGCATAATCCGGTCGGCAGCTATGTAAAGGAATTCCGCCTGCCGGAGAATATGGAGAACGGACCGCTTTTCATCTCCTTCCAGGGTGTGGAGTCGGCCTTCTATGTCTGGCTGAACGGCGAATTCGTCGGCTATGCCGAGGATAGCTTCACTCCGTCCGAATTTGACCTGACCCCGTTTATGCGGGCGGGCAAAAACAAACTGGCCGTTGAAGTGTATAAGCGGAGTACCGGGGGCTGGCTGGAGGATCAGGATTTCTGGCGGTTCTCCGGGATTTTCCGTGAGGTCTATTTGTACACTGTTCCGAAGGCTCATATCCGTGATCTTGAGGTGCGGGCGGAGCTGGATGATACTTATACGAAAGGCAGTCTGAACGTAACCATGCATCTGCTGAACACACCGCAGGAAGCAATCAGTGCCAAGCTTGAGCTGAAGGACCGGGACGGTGAAGTCTGTCTGAGCACCGAAGGAACCTTTAACGGACAGGAGCTTACGCTTTCCGGAGAAGTGGCAGATGTTCTGACCTGGAGTGCGGAGAATCCTTATCTCTATACGGTTTGTATCTCGCTATCCGGTGCAGACGGAGAGGTTGTGGAGGCCGTTGTGCAGAAAGCGGGCTTCCGCAGGTTCGAAATGAAGAACAAGCTGATGTGCATCAACGGCAAGCGGATTGTCTTCAAAGGCGTCAACCGCCATGAGTTCAACTGCCGCACTGGCCGTAATATCACGCGCGAAGATATGCTGTGGGATATCCGCACACTGAAGCGCAGCAACATCAACGCCGTACGCACTTCGCATTATCCGAACCAGACATTATGGTATGAGCTGTGCGATGAATACGGCATTTATGTCATCGACGAGATGAACCTTGAAACGCACGGTTCCTGGCAGAAGATGGGCGCGGTTGAGCCGTCCTGGAATATTCCGCACAATGACCCGAAGTGGCATGACATCGTGCTGGACCGTGCGATTAATATGGTAGAGCGGGACAAGAATCATCCGTCCATCCTGATCTGGTCCTGCGGTAACGAATCCTATGCAGGCCAAGTCATTCTGGATGTGGCGAACTGGTTCCGCAGCCGGGACAACAGCCGTCTGGTTCACTACGAAGGCGTGTTCTATGACCGCAATTACAATGCGACAAGCGATATGGAGAGCCGGATGTATGCCAAGCCGGCTGACATTGAGGAATATCTGAACGCTAGTCCGGACAAGCCTTATCTTAGCTGCGAATACATGCATGCAATGGGGAATTCGGTAGGCGGCATGCATAAATACACCGAGCTTGAGAATAAGTACCCGATGTACCAGGGCGGCTTCATCTGGGATTACATTGACCAGTCGATTCTGAAGAAGGACCGCTATGGTAACGAGTTCTTCGCTTACGGCGGCGATTTTGGCGATCGTCCGACAGATTACAGCTTCTGCGGCAACGGCATTGTTTATGCCGACCGCCAGTGGACACCGAAGATGCAGGAGGTCAAATTCCTGTATCAGAATTACAAGCTTGCGCCAGACCGGACAGGTATCCGGGTAATAAATGAAAGCTTGTTCGCAGGAACGGATCATCTGGCACTGGAGTACAGCCTGTACTGTGACGGTGAACTGCTTGGCAAGTGGACTACAGAGGTCAATGCTGCGCCGCAAAGTGAAGTGCTGGTTCCGATTGAGCTGCCACATACGGAAGGAACTCCGGGCGAATACAGCATTCAGGCTTCTCTGGTACTGAAGGAAGAAGAGCTTTGGGCTGAAGCGGGATATGAAATTGCCTTTGGCGAATCTGTCTTTGTTGTTGAGGAGACTGTAACAGAGCAACCAGCCGGTGAACTTAAGGTTGTGGTAGGTGATGTGCAGATCGGTGTCCTCGGTGAAGGCTTCACCGTTCTGTTCTCCAAACAGGTCGGATCGCTAGTGTCGCTGAACTACCATGGACACGAAATGATTGAGGCACCTCCGGCTCCGCTGTTCTGGCGTGCGACTACCGATAATGACAAGGGAACCCAGCTCGGGTACCATGCCGGAAGCTGGTATGCGGCAAGCCTGGCCCGCAAATGCGTTGAGGTCAGCCTTGAGCAGCAGGAAGGTGCAGTAACGGTAAGCTTCGATTACCGGTTCAGCATTCATGAAGAGCTGGCGTTCAAGACAGCTTATACCGTCTACGGTGACGGAACGGTCCGGGTAAGAACGCGTTACACCGGTGCTGCCGGTCTTCCGGATCTGCCCATCGTGGCTTTATCCTTCAAAATGTCAGCGGATTACAATCAGTCGGAATGGTATGCGATGGGGCCTGAGGAGAACTACATTGACCGTGCGTTCGGCGCCAGACTTGGTGTGTTCAGCCGGAAGGTGCAGGAGCTGCCGTCCAGGTATCTCGTGCCGCAGGAATCGGGTAACCGTACCGGTGTACGCCGTGTGAAGATTACCGATGAAGCGGGGATAGGCCTGCAAATCTCGGCTCCGGCAGCTGCACCGGTGGAATGTAACCTGTCCCCGTACACCGCGTTTGAGCTGGAGCATGCCTCACATCCGTTTGAGCTCCCGCCGGTTCATTACACAGTAGTGACGGTAGCCGGAAGACAAATGGGTGTAGGCGGAGACGACAGCTGGGGCGCACCGGTGCATAAGGAATACACCATTCCGGCCGAGCAAACCCTTGAATATGAGTTCTTCCTTTCCAGTGTGGGAATGGGAGAAGAATAG